A window of Aurantibacillus circumpalustris genomic DNA:
AATACCATACATTCCATAACACAAACAAAAGAAGGGAAATTAGTAGTTGGTACTTCGAGTAAAATTTTTATAATTCAAAACAACAAAATTGAAAGCGAAATAAAGCCAGTTTACGAAACTAAAAACAACACTTTCCAATTAAGTGGAGAGCGCCCAATTGGCAACATTATTGCAGACGAATACGGCCGAATTTGGTTTACCTCCTACCCGCACGAAAATCTTTATTTGCTTGAAAACAATCGTGTATATGATGTTTTCGAAGCTTTAGATATTCAGCCTGCATTAATTAATTGCATTTACAAGGATGAAAATCAAAATATTTGGATCGGAACCTATAACGACGGCGTGTATTACATTCATAATCCATTTTTTAATTCACTAAGCTTTTCATTCAATAATAAAAATCTCAATATACATCAAGTTTTTTTGAGCAATAATTTATTGGTTGCTGCAACCAGCAATGGATTGTATGGTTTAAATCTGTCAGATGGTAAAACAAAAATCTTATCAAAACCCGACGAAATATTTTTAGAACCGGTTAGCAGTATCACAGAGTTTGATGGTATATTCTATTATGCCAAACGTAACCAAATGAACATGATTCAATCCATGATTTTTGACTCTAAAAACAATTACATCTTTAAACCGGTTATCGCACGACAATATTATCCAATTAACAAGGATGAAAGTGTTGTTGCCGATTGGGATAACGCGAATATTTTACTTTGTAATTTAGATGCGACCAAAACACTCGACACACTAATTTCTTTCCCCGATTATCGTATTTCAATTAATGCATTCCTAAAAAAGGATAATCTGCTCTACATTGGAACTAGTAACGGTCTTTATGTTTACGATTTTAAAAGCAAACGAAATAAAAATTTAGTCAGGAACGAATTAAATTTCAACATCAATGATGTAGCAATTATCAACAATAAGCTATATGCTGCGCATGAAGCAGGTATTACAGATGTTTATGACGGAAAACTAATTCAACAGGTTGGGAAATTTCGTTTGAACACCGTGAAAAAAATTAAACAATATAATGATCAAATTTGGCTTGCTACTCTTGATGGAATTTATGTCTGCGACAAAAATTTAGTTCCTCTAAAAACGCTTAATAAATCAAATGGGCTGCTTTCAAACTCCATCAACGATATTACCTTTAACGATCAAACAGTAAGTATTGCTACTGCAAGAGGAGTCTCTACTGCCGAATTTAAAGATATCATTCGCTTTAACTCCACTTTAAAACCGGTTACCCTTAATACAATAAGTTCTAACGGAAGTGTGTATGGCGCAGGCAAATCTGAATACAAATTTACCGCCAGTCAGGAAAACATTTCTATCAATTTCTTTAGTCCATTGTTCAACAAACCAAACAAACAGTTTTTTAAATGGCGCATTGACGGGAGTGATTGGAAATATTTTAACAACCCCACGTTTGACGTTACTTTAACTGGCGGTTCACATCTTATTGAAATATCGGCTTCGGCTGATAACATTTCCTGGAGTGAAAACACACTAGTGCATATTGAAAAAGAACAAAAACTTACTGAAAAACAATCCATCTATTGGTTAATTACTTTAGGAAGTTTATCACTCATTCTGCTTATTAGTTTTGTTTGGATAAGACGTGTAAAAATAAAAGCGCGCAAACGTTTAAAAGATGAACAACAAGTAAACCTGTTAAAACACCAGGCTATGAACTCTCTTTTAAGTCCTCATTTTATTTTTAATTCTTTAACCTCCATTCAAAATTACATTAATACAAACAAGGGTCTGCAAGCCAGCGAATACCTTGCTAAGTTCTCACGCTTAATAAGAATGATTATTGAAAAGGCTGCACAAAGTGATATTTCTTTGCATGATGAATTATCTCGTTTAACTTATTATCTGGAATTGGAAAAAGAAAGATTTAAAAATAAATTCGATTATGTAATAAATATAGACGATAACATTAAGACGCACGAAATTCAAATTCCTAATATGATTATTCAACCCTTTGTTGAGAATTGTATTATACATGGTATTTTACCTAAACAGGAACATGGAGAACTTATCATTTCATTTAAAACAAAAGGTAACCGTAAATTTTTAATAACCATTGAAGATAATGGAATTGGCTTGATTAAAGCAAGTGAACACGCAAAAACAGGACATAAATCTTTAGGAACAAGTACTATCAATAATATTCTTGAGATTAACTCGAAACTTTCGGGAAAAAAACAAAAAGTCACCATGATTGATAAATCAACACTGGATGAAAATACAAATGGAACTCTCATTACTATAGAACTCGAATTATAAAAAAAACTATCACATATTTATTTATACTCCTAAGTGTTTTATCTTTTTCACAAAAAATAAATCTGCTGAGTGACTCTCTTGGCTTCTGTCAAGGAGACAGCGCTTTTGTTGAGGTCAAACATTCTATTGAGAATATTACATCCATAACATGGACTACCCCATCGGGTATTATTACCAACACTAAAAAAGTTAGAGCACAAAAACCGGGAAAATATTTTGTAAAAATCACCTCACAACAATTTTCTTTACCAATATACGATAGTAGTATTGTAACTATTTATCCTAAACCAAAATTAGTATTAAGAGATACCATTATTTGTAAAGGTCAGTCCATTATTTTGGATGCAAAAAACCCCGGGATGCATTACTTATGGAATACCTTCGAAACAACACAAAAAATTAAAATTACTAATCCCGGAAGGTATTGGGTTGCCCTCATTAATGGAAGCTGCAATACTGTGGATACTGTTTACATAAAACCATTGCAAGGGAGTGGTGTTGTGTTAAACCGAGAGGCTACTTTTTGCATGAATGAAGAAATTAGAACCATAAGTATTAAGGTAAACCCAGGTACAAAAATTCAGTGGAGCACGGGTTCTACGTCAGCAAGCATTTATGTTATAAAGGAGGGAAATTATTGGGTGAAAACAGAAATGAATAACTGCGGGGCACAAATAGATACTATTAAAGTAAAATTAAAAGTATGCGAATGCGAAATGATGATTCCAAATAGTTTTACACCCAATGAAGATAACCGCAATGACTATTTTTTTCCCATTGCCCAATGCGATTATTCTTATTACATGATGACGATTACGGATCGCTGGGGAAATACAGTGTTTACAACAAACAATATAGCTGGCAGATGGGATGGTAGATTTAAAGGTAATTTATGTCCGGAAGATATTTACATTTTTAAAATTGAAAGTACTGAAAAAGGTAGCGATAAAAAACTCATTCGAAACGGTCATATCTCTTTATTCAGATGAGTAGACTTTATTACCCATACATTAATACATTCCATTTCAAACGTATTTTGTATCTTTAAGTTATCGGTTACTTGAATCCAATGAAATGAGAACTCTATTACATTTCTTTTTGTTATTTCTAGCGAGTTTTACGCTTTACGCTCAGGAAAGGTTAGGCATTACAAATAGCAATTATTACAGTACGGCAAACATTCAATTAAATCCATCATCGAGTGTAGATTCAAGAACCTATATGCAATTGCATTTAGCTGGGGTAAACATTTATGCGAAAACCAATTTCGCTTACCTTCCTAATTTTAATATTAAACAAATCGCCAATCCACCAGAACCAATTAGAACGGAAGGAACTAATAAAAAATTTTTATACGTGAACGGATCTGCAGAAGCTCTCTCGTTTGTTATGAGCAAAAGAACTTACGGCTTTGGTTTTTTTGTTAGAGCCAGAACAGTACTCGACATGAGAGGGGTTTCTTATGAGTTGGCCTCTGCCTTGTTAAACGGACAAGGTTTTTCGAGTGTTGTTGATCGAAGTCTTTTAGGTCAAAAATTAAAAAACGCAAAATTTAGTCACATGTCTTGGGCTGAATATGGAATCAATCTTGGCAAAATTATCAAACGAGAACAGGATATTTTAATCACTGTGGGAACAAATTTAAAATACCTTACCGGAATTAATATTATTTATGCCAACATTCTTGAGTTTGATAGTTATAACGATGGGAATGGCGCTTTTGGTGTAAACAATCTTGATGCTAAAATTTTAAGAAATAAATCAAAATGGAACTCAGGTAAAGGATTTGGATTAGATCTCGGCATCACCTATAAAATAATGGAGGGTTACGTTGATAAATATTATGCCAATTCAAAACTATCGAATTGCGACTACGTGGACTATAAATGCAAAATAGCTCTTTCACTAAGAGATCTCGGTTTTATAAATTTCAAAGGTGCTAATACCGACACCCGAGTGAAAGGTTCAGGATTCTTCGATCCCTATCATTCCGACACTTCTTTTGTAGATGCATTAGGATACAATTTTCAAAACACAACAGTACAAGGTAACCCAATCTTAGCAAGTCTGCCAACGGCATTAACAGGTCAATTTGATTATAATTTTGATAACTCCATTTATTTGAATTTTACTTTAGTCAAAAACCTCGTGCCTACGCGCATAACCGGAGTACCAAGTCCCGATCTATTTTCTATTTGTCCACGCATAGAATTTAAACAATTTGAGTTTGCATTGCCGCTAACATTTCAAAAATTTATTTACCCTCAACTTGGTTTTGGTTTAAGATTTAGAAGTTTTGTTGTTGGTATGGACAATATGTTCCCATTATTTTTAACACGGAATACCAATGGCTTTAATGTTTATTGCAGTCTTGCTATTTCCTTATTCAGGAACCCTGCTTGTAACACTAAAAGAATGAGTGTATCAAAATGCCCAAGCTATAGAAAGACAGGCAAAAATAAAGCAAAAAAAAGAAAACATTTTTAGTTCGAAAAAGCTATGTCGATTTTTTCGCCACAAATGACACTAATTTATTTTGTGAAATTCGTGTAATTAGTGGCTTTCTTTCAGGGGCCTGTCCATGTATCTTACAACGGGTAGTTAATTAATTCACGAGTTTTTGATCGCGCTTCATAATTATAGAAGCAGCAAATGCTCCAGATAATCCAATAAATAATAATGGAATTATTTTTCCGGTAGTTGCTCTAAAGGCCGAAAGTGTAGCGATCTGCTCATTTATTATTCTTGGAAAATCGTCAACTTTTATTTTGTCTGGATTTTTAACTTGCTGAACTTTTAAAATTTCAAGGTATTCAGAACTGTTATAGTACTTGATAAATTCGTCTGCCTTCCAATTGAATTCTACATAATTATAAACGCTGGTTATGATTAATCCAATAGCAAGAACCGTGAGGCCAATACGCATGCCCTCTTTCGCTCCAATGTATCCACCGTGATCTTTTTCTCGAACATGGTAAATAGCAAGAAAGAAAAAAGGAATAATTAAAAACACTGCAGTAATGATGGAATAATAAAATCCAAATTTACTAAACATATTATCGCTTAAAACGATATAAAGTTTAAAAACAATAACTACTAGCGAATAAAATAAACCGTAAAGAAGTGCTTTTTTGTTCATCTTAACCGTTCATACTAATTAGAAATTCTTCATTAGTTTGGCTGCGACGCAATCTATCGAGTAAAAACTCCATCGCTTCTTGCGGATTCATATCACCTAAATGTTTACGAAGTACCCATAAGCGCGTTAAGGTTTCTTTATCAATTAATAAATCATCTCTACGTGTTGATGACGCCAAAAGATCGATAGCAGGATAAATTCTACGGTTAGATAATTTTCTATCTAACTGCAATTCCATGTTACCTGTTCCTTTAAATTCTTCAAATATTACCTCGTCCATTTTTGATCCGGTCTCTGTTAAAGCAGTGGCAATAATGGTTAAAGATCCGCCATTTTCTACTTTACGTGCAGCACCAAAAAAACGTTTTGGTTTGTGAAGCGCATTAGCATCCACACCTCCGGTTAATACCTTTCCACTTGCTGGTGATACTGTATTGTAAGCACGTGCTAAACGTGTTATACTATCTAATAAAATAACCACATCGTGACCACACTCAACCATACGTTTTGCTTTTTCAAGAACGATGTTGGCAATCTTCACATGTTTTTCTGCAGGTTCATCAAATGTACTAGAGATAACTTCGGCTTTAACGCTACGCGCCATATCGGTTACCTCTTCAGGACGTTCATCAATTAAAAGAATAATTAAATAAACTTCTGGATGATTATAAGCAATTGCATTTGCTATGTCTTTTAATAAAACTGTTTTACCCGTTTTAGGCTGAGCAACAATTAAACCACGTTGACCTTTACCAATAGGTGAGAAAAGATCCATAACACGTGTACTCATGTTTTCCTGAGGATGTCCGGTTAGCTTTAATTTCTCATAAGGAAATAATGGTGTTAAGTAATCAAAAATCACGCGGTCACGCACAAACGATGGGTCACGGCCGTTGATTTGATCAACTTTAATTAATGGAAAATATTTTTCGCCTTCTTTTGGCGGACGTACCCCACCTTTAACAACATCACCTGGTTTTAAACCAAACAATTTAATTTGTGATTGAGAAACGTAAACATCATCAGGAGAATTGAGGTAATCGTAATCGGAGCTTCTCATAAAACCGTAGCCATCAGGCATAATTTCTAGCACTCCAGTTACAAAAACGATATTGTCAAAATTGTAATAAACTTTTTCTGGTTTTTTTTCAGGTGCAGGTTCTTGTTCTTCTTTCTGCATTCCCTGCACGCCATTGTCTTCTTCTTGTTGTGCATCTGCAGATCCGGCATTTACTATCTCTTCACTTGTTGCTGCTGCTTCTGCCTCCACTGCTACTTTCACTTCAGCAACTTCCTGAACAGAATCCTCTTCATTAGCAGAGCTAATAGTTGCGTTTACAACTTCCTCATTTATCGGTTCAAGTTTAACCTTGCGAGGACGTTTTTCTTTTTGTTCTTTATTTTCTTTCACTTCTTTTTGTTCTTTTTTAGGAAATTTTTCCATGATATTTTTTGTGAGTTCGTTGTTTTCATTTTGAGCATCAACTATTTTTAAGATCAGGTCTCCTTTAGACAAACCTTTACTTTCTATAGAAAAAGCTTTTGCAATTTCTTTTAATTCGGGTAGGGCTCTACCACTTAAGTCAATAACTTCAAACATAGAGCGGATACTTGTAATACTAATTTCGGACGTTTTTTATTTTTTTGATTGATTGTCAGCCGTAAGAAAATTCGACTGTTATAATACTAGGCAATATTAGCGAAAAAAGTTCAATCAGCAAATAAAAAAGAAAATAATTTTAAACTATTTAAATAAAAAAAATCCCCGCCTTCTATTAAACAGAAAACGAGGATAAATAATTAACTGATAAAAAAGAACTTCTAGCGAAAAGTCAAAGAATTTTAAACTTGTGTAAATGCACAGATAATGCCGCCCATTAAAGCCATGCAAACTACCCAGTATCCAGCATTAATAGCAACATATTTAAATGATTTACGCTCGAATAAAGCTGGTACGCCAATAATTGGAAAGGCAAGCATGATCCCTGCGAAGGTGCCATGAAATGCTCCATGCTTAAACGTTCGGTAACTTGTACCATAAAGCTCGGTGAATTTCGCGAGTAGTGTCATCGACTCTGAATTAGGATCTCCTGAGTCTGGTTGATGCGTCAAAAGTGCATTAACATGAACCTGATGGACTACCAGCATGGTCATAACAACTGCCACAAAAAAAGACAATAAAATGGTTAGACCAAAAATCAAACCCATATTTGCATTTTTTCCATCTTCTTCGGTTATTCCCGTGGCAACCATCCAGGCTTTACCAAACCCAATTTTTGGATTGTACCAAACAAATCCAATAACTAATGGCACCAAAGTGGCGCCTAATAATACTACTATATTCATGATTTATAAATTAAGAATTATATCAAATATAATAGATTGGATGTAAAAATCAAACTCAGTTTTTGAGTTTACTTGGTTAAAAACGCGTTGAGTTCCTCGGTAGTTGTGCTGAACGAAAACACTTCGCCCACCTGATAATAGTTCGATTTATCCACGCAATAATCATAAGCATACTTTGCATAAGTAAGTTTATCACCGTCCATGCTAAATAGTTTTGTAATTACTTTTATCTGATCCACAGAAAGGCACGCGTTCTTCGTTGCGACTTTAGCGGTACTCATTTTGGTGTCTGAGAATGGCTTTGACTCTACCGCTTCTTTTATCTTATTAAAATTAGCCTGACTCATAGCCGCTCTGCATCCATAAGAAAAGTTTTTATTCGTATTAGTTTTGATATTCGAATTGGTATTATTGTGCTTCTTTGCTTCAGAATCATGTCCACTGCCAGAATGATGCCCCCTATTATAAGTGGACGAAGCACTACTATTTCGAGTAGTTTTCGAATGTGACGCGTCAGTTCTCGTGGCATTTGGATCATTTGCATTTACAGTCATGTTAATATCCGGCATACTAATATTGATAGAAACATTGGTCGGGGATGTATTGCCCGAATTACTTTGTGTAACGGTTGACGAGGAATTGTTGTTATAAGAATATCCATCGCCTGTTTTCGGTTCTTCAGAAGTAGAATTTTCCGCCGTATTATATTGTACTTCTTTCACGGTAACTGTCGACTCATTTAAGGGAACACTTCCAAAATACCGCAATTTTAACTGGTTCTTCGCATCCCTTTTTATGCGCGCCGTATGCTCGAAATTAGGTTCTAGCGCCATAGTTTGTTTTAATTGAGGCAAACTTTTATTTTCAAATTCAATTCGCAAACTTATGTTCGGGGAAATGTTTGACATTTTTAAATTTGTCTCAGGTATATTGTTTTGTTTCACACCATTAACAAAAACGTAGAAGGCATCGCCATCTTCTGAGAAGACAATAAGATTAACATTAGACTGACTATAAGAGAAGAATGCAGATAAGAATAAAACAACCAAAATACTTATTCGTTTTTTCATGATATATTATTTTTAATGATAATTCTCAAAAACTGAGCCAAAAAATTTAGTCAGGAGTTAACAGATGTTAAGTACAAACTAAACGAATTTTTCGCCTTTACTCACTTTTACATCGTTTACAAAATTACGAATCTGTTGTTCGTCCTGTTTTTTGCAAATCATTAATACACCTTCACTTTCAACAACAATGTAGTCTTCTAAACCTTGAAGCACAACTAATTTATCTTTTGGAACTTGAACGATACAATTGTTGCAATCATAGGTAATAATATTTTTACCTACTAAAGCGTTGTTCTTATCATCCTTCTTAATTTGCGTGTACAAACTTCCCCACGTTCCAAGATCACTCCAACCAAAAATACTTGAACGTACATAAACATTCTTTGCTTTTTCCATCACACTGTAATCAATCGAAATATTTTTGCAGGTGGCATAAGCTCGGTTAACAAATTCTTTTTCTTTATCTGTATTATAAAAATCCCAACCTTCTTTAAAAACATTAGCCAACTCAGGATCATGTTTTTCCATGGCGCTTATAATGCTTTCTGTGCTCCAAATAAAAATACCTGAGTTCCACAAAAAGTCACCACTATCCATAAAAAAGTTAGCCATTTCGGCATCAGGTTTTTCGGTAAAGGTTTTTACTTTATTAATGCGTTTATCTTTTTCTTCAACATCACTTTTAATAAATTGAATGTAACCATAACCTGTATCAGGACGTGTTGGTTTAATGCCAAGCGTTATCAGACAGTCTTGTTGTTTGGCTTTATCAAAACACGACTTTATTGCTTTTACAAATGTATCTTCCTTTTTCACGAGATGATCACTCGGGGCAACTAAAGTAATGGCTTTTGGATCGCGTTTATGTATTTTATAGGAGGCGTAGGCAATGCAAGGCGCCGTGTTTTTTCGTGCTGACTCACATAAAATATTTTCCTTTAATAGTTTTGGTAGTTGCTCAGCAACCAGTTTTTCATAAGCGTTACTGGTTACCACGAAAATATTTTCTATTGGGCAAGTTTGAGCAACACGATCATACGTTTGCTGTAATAAGGTCTGACCAGTTCCTAATATATCCAAAAACTGCTTGGGGTGCTGTGTAGTGCTCATTGGCCAAAAACGAGTGCCAACCCCTCCTGCCATTATAATTGCGTAGTGATGTTTCATAAAAACGTCCACAAAAGTAAAAAATAAAGCGAGGATATTCTTCGAAAAAGATTCGATAGTGTTAATTTAGATAAAAAGCGTATATTTGCACCCTTAATCTTAAAATTATCTCGCCCATTTTGTCGGCTCGAAGCATTAAAGCGGGATTTTCTAAGGCTTTAATGTATAATTTAAAATTTAAAAAATGACTTTTCAAGAATTAGGTCTCAACAGCGACCTATTAAAAGCTGTTACTGACCTTGGGTTCGTTAATCCTACGCCCATACAAGAACAAACTATTGCCCTATTGGGAAAAGAAAAAACAGATCTAGTAGCTTTAGCGCAAACTGGTACTGGTAAAACGGCTGCTTTTGGTTTGCCCATGTTAAACAGAATCGACTGTGATAACAAAACCGTTCAAGCGCTTATTTTAGCTCCTACCCGTGAGTTATGTGTACAAATCACAAACGACATTAAAAATTACGGTAAATATTTAAAAGGATTTGGTGTAACTGCTATTTATGGTGGTGCCCGAATTGATGGACAAATTAAAGACATTAAACGTGGTGTACAGGTAGTTGCTGCAACTCCTGGGCGTTTAATTGACATGATTGAGCGTCGTGTGATTAATTTAAGCACTGTTCAAGTGGTTATTTTAGATGAGGCGGACGAAATGTTGAACATGGGTTTTAAAGATGATTTAGATATTATCTTAAAAGAAACGCCCAAAGAAAAAAACACTTGGTTGTTTAGCGCAACTATGCCTAAAGAAGTTGAGCGTATCGCGCGTACTTATATGAGCAAGCCTGTTGAATTAACAACTGGTAAGAAAAATGAAGGTGCAGATAATTTAGAACACATCTATTACATGGTTAGTCCACGCGATAGATATTTAGCTCTAAAACGTGTTGCCGATTTTTATCCTGAAATTTTTGGAATTGTATTTTGTCGTACGAAAGCAGAAACGCAAGAAGTTGCTGATTCGCTTATTAAAGACGGATACAGCGCTGATGCTTTACATGGTGATCTTTCACAAAGTCAACGTGATTTTGTAATGAAACGTTTCCGTAGCAAAACTTTACAAATGTTGGTGGCTACCGATGTAGCTGCTCGTGGTATTGATGTTAACAACGTAACACACGTTATTAATTACAATTTACCGGAAGATGTTGAGAATTATACGCACCGTACAGGTAGAACTGCTCGTGCTGGTAAGTCTGGTATTGCTATTGCAATTATTACTCCAAAAGACAGTGGTAAGGTAAAAGACATCGAACGTATTATTAAAAAGAAATTCGAAAAGAAAGATGTTCCTAACGGTTTAGAGGTTTGCGAAAAACAACTTTTTAACCTGGTTCATAAATTACATAACGTTGAAGTAAAAGATGATGAAATTGAAAGCTTCTTACCTGCTATCTACGAAGAATTAAAAGACCTTTCTAAAGAAGAAATCATTAAACGTGTAATTAGTGAAGAGTTTAACCGTTTCCATGAATATTATGATAATGCTCCTGATCTTAACATCGTAAAAGGTGCTGTTGACGGTGCTTTCGGAAACAGCAGAACAACGCGTTTCTTTGTAAACATGGGTGCTTTAGACGGATTTAACATCAATAGTTTGAAAGACTTTTTAGCGGATGCTGTAAAATTACAACAGCGTATGGTATTTAATGTAGATGTAAAAAGTAGCTTCTCGTTTTTTGAAACAGAAAGCAAATTAGTAGATACATTCTTAGCATTAAATTCTCAAGATCTTGAATTCAACAACCGGAAAATTTCATTAGAGGTGAGTAACCGCAAAATGAAAGAAGGCGGAAGAAGCAGCGATAGTCGTGGTGGTGGAAGAAGCGGTGGCGGTGGCTACAAAGGTGGTAGTCGTGATGGCGGATTCAGAGAGAAACGTGAAGGTGGTTTCAGAGAAAAACGCGAAGGTGGTTTTGGTGGTGGCGAAAAACGCGAAGGCGGCGGTGGATTCGGTGGCGGTGAAAAACGCGATGGGAAACGTCCTAGAAAATCAGGAAGTTTTAACGGACCAGATCGCGATAAATCTTCTTTTGCAGAAAAGAAAAAAGGTTTCGGTAAGAGTAAATTCTAGTTAGAATTAGTGAGCGGCTCTCGCAAGTGAAAAGATTCTTATTCTTTTTGTTTGTGAGAGCCGCTTTTTTGTGCCTAAAAACGAAAGATATTAATGGCTAATATTCTCAGCCTTTATTTTATATTTGTAGCCTAATTACAATAAAAAAGAACATGCCAACTATCTCACAAAAAGCAACAGCCATGCCGGCTTCTCCAATTCGTAAACTTGTGCCATTTGCAGAGGCTGCAAAAAAGAGAGGAACAAAAATTTATCACTTAAATATTGGTCAACCTGATATTGAAACACCAGATACATTTTTGAATGCGGTTAAAAACGCTGATATGAAGATTGTGGAGTATAGTCACAGTGCAGGTAATGAAAGTTACCGCAGAAAATTATGTGGTTATTATCAGGAGTATAATATTAATGTGGATCAAAACGACATCATCATTACCTGTGGTGGTAGTGAAGCCATTGAAATAGCTTTGCTTACCTGTTTTAATCCGGGTGATGAAATAATTATCCCTGAACCTTTTTACGCCAACTACAATGGCTTTAGCAGAGCAGCTGATGTAATCGTGAAGCCGGTTGCCAGCAGTATTGATACTGGTTTTGCTTTACCTTCGATTGAAGATTTTGAAAAACAAATTACTCCTAAAACAAAAGGGATCATGATTTGTAATCCTGGCAATCCAACCGGACGTCTTTATACAAAAGAAGAACTAGAAGCATTAAGCATTTTAGTAAAAAAGTATGATCTTTTTTTGTTGAGCG
This region includes:
- a CDS encoding DUF4476 domain-containing protein, translating into MKKRISILVVLFLSAFFSYSQSNVNLIVFSEDGDAFYVFVNGVKQNNIPETNLKMSNISPNISLRIEFENKSLPQLKQTMALEPNFEHTARIKRDAKNQLKLRYFGSVPLNESTVTVKEVQYNTAENSTSEEPKTGDGYSYNNNSSSTVTQSNSGNTSPTNVSINISMPDINMTVNANDPNATRTDASHSKTTRNSSASSTYNRGHHSGSGHDSEAKKHNNTNSNIKTNTNKNFSYGCRAAMSQANFNKIKEAVESKPFSDTKMSTAKVATKNACLSVDQIKVITKLFSMDGDKLTYAKYAYDYCVDKSNYYQVGEVFSFSTTTEELNAFLTK
- a CDS encoding mannose-1-phosphate guanylyltransferase yields the protein MKHHYAIIMAGGVGTRFWPMSTTQHPKQFLDILGTGQTLLQQTYDRVAQTCPIENIFVVTSNAYEKLVAEQLPKLLKENILCESARKNTAPCIAYASYKIHKRDPKAITLVAPSDHLVKKEDTFVKAIKSCFDKAKQQDCLITLGIKPTRPDTGYGYIQFIKSDVEEKDKRINKVKTFTEKPDAEMANFFMDSGDFLWNSGIFIWSTESIISAMEKHDPELANVFKEGWDFYNTDKEKEFVNRAYATCKNISIDYSVMEKAKNVYVRSSIFGWSDLGTWGSLYTQIKKDDKNNALVGKNIITYDCNNCIVQVPKDKLVVLQGLEDYIVVESEGVLMICKKQDEQQIRNFVNDVKVSKGEKFV
- a CDS encoding DEAD/DEAH box helicase yields the protein MTFQELGLNSDLLKAVTDLGFVNPTPIQEQTIALLGKEKTDLVALAQTGTGKTAAFGLPMLNRIDCDNKTVQALILAPTRELCVQITNDIKNYGKYLKGFGVTAIYGGARIDGQIKDIKRGVQVVAATPGRLIDMIERRVINLSTVQVVILDEADEMLNMGFKDDLDIILKETPKEKNTWLFSATMPKEVERIARTYMSKPVELTTGKKNEGADNLEHIYYMVSPRDRYLALKRVADFYPEIFGIVFCRTKAETQEVADSLIKDGYSADALHGDLSQSQRDFVMKRFRSKTLQMLVATDVAARGIDVNNVTHVINYNLPEDVENYTHRTGRTARAGKSGIAIAIITPKDSGKVKDIERIIKKKFEKKDVPNGLEVCEKQLFNLVHKLHNVEVKDDEIESFLPAIYEELKDLSKEEIIKRVISEEFNRFHEYYDNAPDLNIVKGAVDGAFGNSRTTRFFVNMGALDGFNINSLKDFLADAVKLQQRMVFNVDVKSSFSFFETESKLVDTFLALNSQDLEFNNRKISLEVSNRKMKEGGRSSDSRGGGRSGGGGYKGGSRDGGFREKREGGFREKREGGFGGGEKREGGGGFGGGEKRDGKRPRKSGSFNGPDRDKSSFAEKKKGFGKSKF
- a CDS encoding pyridoxal phosphate-dependent aminotransferase; translation: MPTISQKATAMPASPIRKLVPFAEAAKKRGTKIYHLNIGQPDIETPDTFLNAVKNADMKIVEYSHSAGNESYRRKLCGYYQEYNINVDQNDIIITCGGSEAIEIALLTCFNPGDEIIIPEPFYANYNGFSRAADVIVKPVASSIDTGFALPSIEDFEKQITPKTKGIMICNPGNPTGRLYTKEELEALSILVKKYDLFLLSDEVYREFCYDGMEYVSVMHLAGIENNVVLLDSISKRYSACGARIGAMVSKNKEIMAAAIKFAQARLSPPTYGQIGAEAALDTPKSYFTAVNKEYVSRRDYITEALNNIEGVYSPKPSGAFYCIARLPIDNADKFCQWLLESFNFNSETVMLAPATGFYSTPGAGFNEVRIAYVLKIEDLKAAMTCLEEGLKVYPGRTI